DNA from Bacteroidota bacterium:
AAGCAAAAATATTTTCACATTTTGTTTTGCTTGAACCAGCTAACTACATTTCTATAATTTTATCGACATTATTTAAGCTGGTTTAACCAAGAATAATTTAATATTATGGACTGATTGAACCAGCTAACTACATCTCTATTATTCTATCGACATTATTTAAGCTGGTTTCCCTATGCGCAATAATCATCATAGTTAAACCTTGGTGTGAAAGTTTCTTTATCGATTCATTAATTTCAATTTCCGTTTGTGGATCGAGTGCCGATGTAGCTTCATCAAAAAACAGTACTTCAGCATCGAAATATAAAGCTCGGGCAATACCCACTCTTTGTCGCTGTCCTCCCGACAGTTGAGCTCCTCGCTCGCCCACTCTTGTATTTACACCCTGCTCTAATTCTCCTGTCAGATTACTTAAACTAGATTGTTCAATTACCTTATCTACTTTATCATAATCTATTTTATCGACATCGATACCAAAAGCAATGTTCTCTGCAAGTGAAGCATCAAGTAAGTAAACTTCCTGCTGTACATAACCGAGTTTTTTCTGCCAGGCCGCAACACTACCATTATTAATAACCTTGCCGTCAACCTTCAGTTCTCCTGACGTTGGGTCTAAAAACCCTAAAACTATATTCATCAAGGTGGTTTTTCCCCCTCCGGACTGACCTCGTAGACCAATCACTTCTCCCTTTTTAATTCTTAAATTAAAATTGTCTATGACATTACGTCCGGCGTTAGGATATTTAAATGAAATATTTTCAAGTGATATTGCTTTATTAAACGATATACTTTGCACTGATTCAACTTCCTCTTCTTCAAAATCCTTAACCTGCTCAATCACAGGCAAAGTATACTGACTCTCATTTAATCCGTTTAAGGCAATCATTATTCGGTTTATAGAGGGCATTATCCTGTATGCAGCAACAGCATATACGCCCAATAAAGCGGCTAAACTTTCTTTCGATGGCATGAATAACAAACCATAAGTTATTATAGCAAAGATTGCCAGAACCATAGTTGTTTCAATAAGTTTGGTGGGGACTAAATTAAATATCGTTCTGCTTACGGATATTCTTTTAAATTCAGCCATATTACCCGTCATCCGCTTTTGAAAAAAGTTATATGTACCGTTAATAATAACATCTACATACCCAAATACCGACTGAAATATACTTTTCCCAATTTCCGGTGATACTTTATTGAAATCCTCTCCTAACTTCGCTATTTTATCCTTTGTTGCTTTGTAAAAAATAACGAATACAGGAACTATAGTCACTACCAGCAACAACAATATCCCCGGATTATAAAGTACAATTGCAATAACGATTAACATCAGTAATATTACCTCGTTAAACAAATTGAACATCCCGAGAACAACTGACTGGGCAAACCTCTGTGGTACTCCAAAAATATCACGATTGATAATATTAGAATTTGTTTCCTTAAAATACAGAAATCCTTTTTTATAGTAGTATTTATGAAGTTTGATCATAAAGTACTCCATTATAGAATAAGAATATGTAGTCTGGTATTTCTGAATTAGTAAACCTACGATATTCTTCAAAATGATCATTAATACTACAAGCCCGGCAATACTAATTATGAAAGCATTTTCAGAAGTATATCCTAATGTGTTGTAAATACTGTTTAAGTATTGATTTTCATAAACTACATTTTCCTTTAAAATCACCATAAACAATGGTAACAAGGATGCCAGCCCTACCAATTCCAGTATTGAATTAATAAATAATAAAATAACTGAAATAATCCCTTGCTTTTTGAATTGCGACGGGAGTATTTGTTTAAGTTGTTTTATTGTATCTGTAATTATCATACGCTGATTTTTCCACTAATTACACGAATTAGCACTAATTCATTTTGGCTATTTTGTAGCCTAAAATACTAGCCTTTTTCGTTGTAAACTCTTTGTTCCAAAGTTCACTAATAATCCAACTTTTTTATTTGTTGCTTTCAAATAATTGAGTATCTGAGCTTCATGGTCTGTTGTTAACCCTGATAATGCTTTTAATTCTACAATAATACTATCATAGCAAACAAAATCAGCAATGTAATATTTCTTCAATTCTTTTCCTTTGTACGATATTTTTATTTGCTTTTCTCTTTCGAAAGGAATTTTTCTAAATTTAAATTCCTCTTCTAAAGCTTCCTGATATACAGCTTCAAGAAAACCGCTACCTAAATTATTATGTACTTCCATACAAGCCCCAACGATGTCATAGAACTCTTCTTTCAAGTATAATTCAGTCATAATATCTCCTTTTATATTTTACTACAAATAAATTTGTGCTAATTAGTGTAATTAGTGGACGGCTCCGCCCTCCTAAGTCACATAATCAGCGAACAGTAGATATTGTGATACAGAGGCACAGTAATGCAGTTATATTAAATTTTTCAACAGATTGACTCCATCGAATTATCATTTCCCCGATTATCGCTAGGAATTATGTACACTTTAGACCCTTCGACTACGCTCAGGGCATGCTTTAGACTTTGTACTTTAGACTTTGTACTTTCTACTTTAGACCTTCTACTTGTTACACCAAAGGATGCTTCTCCCCCAACATTACTATCTCCTTACTCCTAATATCATGAACTATCTCAATCGATCTCCTGGCCTCATCCAATCCAAAACCGTTGCCTTTTAAAATTTCCTGATAACTAAGTGTGTGAAGATCTGTAAATCCACCGCTAAACTCAATTTCCTCTCCGTCAACCGTGATAGAACGATAAGTTCTTGCTCCTGTAGCCTGTATTTCTTTTGGGATAGAATTATAGTCAACACTTAAAAACCAGCGAACTCTGGCTTTCTCCAATTCTAAATATCCTGCAGCTTTTTCTCTGTCGTGTGTGTGTACAATATTTTGCTTAACATCACCAAAAATCCATGTCAGCATATCAAAAAAGTGAACTCCTATATTTGTAGCTACCCCACCACTCTTCGTAACATCCCCTTTCCACGAAGTAAAATACCAGTGTCCACGCGATGTTAAATATGTTAAATCAACATCATATATTTTATCTTTGGGGCCTTCTTCTATCTTCTTTTTTAATGCTACAATCGAAGGATGAAGTCGTAGTTGAAGTATATTATATATTCTTTTGTCACTTTCATTTTCTATCTCAGAAAGAGCATCAACATTCCACGGATTTAAAACAAGAGGTTTTTCACAAATCACATGAGCATTCGATCTAAGTCCAAAGCGAATATGTGCATCGTGCAAATAATTTGGTGAAGCTATCGAAACATAATCAACTCCATCTCCTTTGCGGCGCAATTTATCAATGTGACGATCAAATCTTTCGAACTCTGTAAAGAAATCTGCCTCAGGAAAATAAGAGTCAATAATTCCGACACTATCATTTTTATCCAGGGCAGCAACAAGCTTATTTCCTGTATCTTTTACTGCTTTCATATGTCTTGGAGCTATATATCCTGCAGCCCCAATCAATGCAAATCTCTTTTCCGTAGCCATAACTTTACATTTTGACACGAAATAAATACTTTTTTTTAATTATAGCCTGAAAAACAACCATGATTTACCAATATTTTTCAACAATATTATAAGGTAATACAGGGGAACACTCTTTCTACAAATTAGTCACTGTAAAGACAAATAATTTTTTTTTAAAATACTCAACCGATTTTTTGCAGAAAATTCATAAACAAAAAAAGGTGCGCTTGCACCTTTATAAACAGCGACGAAGTCGCATAAATTCGTATTAGAAATATTTAATCTATCCTTTAATAGAAAATCTTCTTTGTTGCGAAATGGAATATTATTTCTCTTTCGGCATTTTCATCACTATCAGAACCGTGAATAGCATTATGCCCCAATGATTCTGCGTATAACTTTCTTATTGTCCCTTCTGCTGCCTGAGCAGGATCGGTAGATCCAATTAAAGTTCTAAAATCTTCAACTGCATTATCTTTTTCCAATACTGCAGCAACAATTGGCCCGCTCGACATAAATTCTACCAGCTCTTCATAAAATGGTCTCTCTTTATGCACATCATAAAAAGCCTCAGCCTCACCATTTGTCATTTGAGTCATTCTCAAAGCAACTATTTTAAAACCGGCACTTGTAATCTTATCTAAAATAGGACCGATAAATCCATTTCCGACCGCCCCTGGTTTAATCATTGTAAAAGTTTTGTTCCCTGACATATTCTCTTTAATTATGGGTTATAATTATTATTAATTCAACAAAATTAAAAATATACTTCATTAATCCTAATACTACCCCGGATTATTGTAACAATATCAAAAACTTTAATTGAAAATTACCATATAGTCAATATGAAAGTAAATTGTAAACAGTATTTTATGATAATCATACTTATTCATATTACCTGGCCGCCTATACAGGCTATACGCTATAGTTGTGTCTGGAAAATGCTTTCTTTAATATATTTGCCTGCAGGAGCTCATAAAATCGCTCTGCAGACAAATAAATCAATGCATTTTCCAAACACAAGCTGCCGCTTCTATCCTTGGCGGAGGTATTCAGATCATAAGCCAAAATCACAAGTTAAAATCATAAAATCATAAAAAATCTCTTATTTTTACAACAAATAATAAATAAAAAATCATGAATACAGTTTATAAAAGTGCTTTACTGGCTCTTGCAATATCTACTGCCTCGCTACAGTCATGCAGCAGTGACGAAGAAAAAAAGCCGGTAAAAACTGAAACTAAACAGGAAAACACTATGGTTCAGGATGAATTGAACAAGTACGTTTCTTTCAAATTAACTACCGACATTTCGCATTTGAGCGAAAAT
Protein-coding regions in this window:
- a CDS encoding ABC transporter ATP-binding protein, giving the protein MIITDTIKQLKQILPSQFKKQGIISVILLFINSILELVGLASLLPLFMVILKENVVYENQYLNSIYNTLGYTSENAFIISIAGLVVLMIILKNIVGLLIQKYQTTYSYSIMEYFMIKLHKYYYKKGFLYFKETNSNIINRDIFGVPQRFAQSVVLGMFNLFNEVILLMLIVIAIVLYNPGILLLLVVTIVPVFVIFYKATKDKIAKLGEDFNKVSPEIGKSIFQSVFGYVDVIINGTYNFFQKRMTGNMAEFKRISVSRTIFNLVPTKLIETTMVLAIFAIITYGLLFMPSKESLAALLGVYAVAAYRIMPSINRIMIALNGLNESQYTLPVIEQVKDFEEEEVESVQSISFNKAISLENISFKYPNAGRNVIDNFNLRIKKGEVIGLRGQSGGGKTTLMNIVLGFLDPTSGELKVDGKVINNGSVAAWQKKLGYVQQEVYLLDASLAENIAFGIDVDKIDYDKVDKVIEQSSLSNLTGELEQGVNTRVGERGAQLSGGQRQRVGIARALYFDAEVLFFDEATSALDPQTEIEINESIKKLSHQGLTMMIIAHRETSLNNVDRIIEM
- a CDS encoding GxxExxY protein, encoding MTELYLKEEFYDIVGACMEVHNNLGSGFLEAVYQEALEEEFKFRKIPFEREKQIKISYKGKELKKYYIADFVCYDSIIVELKALSGLTTDHEAQILNYLKATNKKVGLLVNFGTKSLQRKRLVF
- a CDS encoding Gfo/Idh/MocA family oxidoreductase; protein product: MATEKRFALIGAAGYIAPRHMKAVKDTGNKLVAALDKNDSVGIIDSYFPEADFFTEFERFDRHIDKLRRKGDGVDYVSIASPNYLHDAHIRFGLRSNAHVICEKPLVLNPWNVDALSEIENESDKRIYNILQLRLHPSIVALKKKIEEGPKDKIYDVDLTYLTSRGHWYFTSWKGDVTKSGGVATNIGVHFFDMLTWIFGDVKQNIVHTHDREKAAGYLELEKARVRWFLSVDYNSIPKEIQATGARTYRSITVDGEEIEFSGGFTDLHTLSYQEILKGNGFGLDEARRSIEIVHDIRSKEIVMLGEKHPLV
- a CDS encoding nucleoside-diphosphate kinase — its product is MSGNKTFTMIKPGAVGNGFIGPILDKITSAGFKIVALRMTQMTNGEAEAFYDVHKERPFYEELVEFMSSGPIVAAVLEKDNAVEDFRTLIGSTDPAQAAEGTIRKLYAESLGHNAIHGSDSDENAEREIIFHFATKKIFY